The following DNA comes from Deinococcus ruber.
CGGATTCCTATGAATTCTTGGTGACTGTTCAGCACGAGCAGCACGGTTCAGGCTGAACGGTCACCGCGTAATGGTCTTACAAACGCTGCACAATCTCATGGGGTTGCTCAATTAGCGGCCGTAGATCTGAAGCCACAGGCTCGCCAGCCGCTGATCCTCTGCGCTGATCAAGTGTCCAACTGGCAACACGTGATGTGTGACTAAGGCACCAGCACGAATCAGTCGCTCAGCGAGTCGCAAGCCGTCGTCGGGCGCTCTGCGATCATCCTGCTCACCGTCGATGATCAGCACCGGCGTCCCGTCGATGCGGTGTGGGAGGTCACGCATAAAAGGAGAAAGCGGGCGGAGGAGGATCGCGCCTGCCAAAGCACTCGGCTGGGAGAGCAACAAGGCTGCTGCCATGATCGCACCGTTCGAGAACGCGAGTGCAATTGGCCGCCTGGTAATGCCTGAGCGGGTGCAGGCTGCTTCAATGAATTCTGCCAAGACCGGCACGGTCCGCTTGATGTCTGCTTCGTCTACCCGACGATCTGGAAACCGATGGAAAAAAGCATACCCGTCCTCGATGGCCACCGTGCCACGAAGACCAACCTGAGCCCTCTCAGGGGCCACTTCAGAAGCCAGCGGCATCAGAGAGAATTCATTACCCCCCGAGCCATGGAACAACACCATCGGTGCACACACGGAATCCGTGCCAGGCAGGAATGCGTGAACATGTGTTGGGTCAGACATTGTGGGCATGATAAGACGACCCGTGACTCCTTAGCGCCTACATTAATGCAGGCGCTAAGGAGTCACGGGTCCTGCACAAAGACTATCAGTAGACGAGGGTCTGACGGGTCAGCAACTCATGTTGGGTTTCAAGCCACGCGCTTTGCTGCCCAAGGGTGCGAGCGCTATCATTCGGCGCCCGTGTACGCCACGCCTTGGTCTCCACTGACGTCATCGGCAAACCGCTCGCAACGCCGCTTAAAGTCAAACCTAGAGCATTCCCCAGTCCCTCTTCCAGGA
Coding sequences within:
- a CDS encoding alpha/beta hydrolase, with the protein product MSDPTHVHAFLPGTDSVCAPMVLFHGSGGNEFSLMPLASEVAPERAQVGLRGTVAIEDGYAFFHRFPDRRVDEADIKRTVPVLAEFIEAACTRSGITRRPIALAFSNGAIMAAALLLSQPSALAGAILLRPLSPFMRDLPHRIDGTPVLIIDGEQDDRRAPDDGLRLAERLIRAGALVTHHVLPVGHLISAEDQRLASLWLQIYGR